In a single window of the Chondrocystis sp. NIES-4102 genome:
- a CDS encoding integrase, catalytic region yields MLLELINSNQPFQWKHFEGEIILLCVRWYLKYALSYRNLEEMMMERGLKVDHTTIYKWVIIDDPQIEKRSRKYLKSINDSWRVDKRYIKVKEKWKYLYRAVDSNGETFDFMFSAKRDSLAAKRFLTKVPKAKHNKQIGVINVDKNAAYSIAFEKLKQARLLSNECELRQSKYPNNIIKQDCFGRLRNSAFHTIDFPKR; encoded by the coding sequence TTGTTATTAGAATTAATCAACTCAAATCAGCCTTTTCAATGGAAACATTTTGAAGGGGAAATTATTTTACTCTGCGTTCGCTGGTATCTTAAATATGCTTTAAGTTACAGAAACCTGGAAGAAATGATGATGGAAAGGGGGCTAAAAGTAGACCACACTACTATTTATAAATGGGTAATTATTGATGATCCTCAAATAGAAAAAAGAAGTCGCAAATATCTTAAGTCTATTAATGACTCTTGGCGAGTTGACAAGAGATATATTAAGGTTAAAGAGAAGTGGAAATATTTGTATCGTGCAGTAGATAGTAATGGCGAAACTTTCGACTTTATGTTCAGTGCTAAGAGAGACAGTCTAGCAGCTAAAAGATTTTTAACTAAAGTCCCAAAAGCTAAACATAACAAGCAAATAGGAGTAATAAATGTAGATAAAAATGCAGCTTACTCTATAGCATTTGAAAAATTAAAACAAGCAAGACTTTTATCTAATGAGTGTGAGTTGAGACAGAGTAAATATCCGAATAATATAATCAAACAAGACTGTTTCGGTCGCTTGCGAAACAGTGCCTTCCACACTATAGATTTCCCAAAAAGGTAA
- the rsu1 gene encoding pseudouridine synthase, giving the protein MTQRVQKVLSQWGIASRRKAETMILAGRIKINGQTAKLGDKVDLSTDVLCVDDQVIGNKQRPQLLYILLNKPPGVVSTCADPQNRSTVIDLLPANLSQGTGIHPVGRLDFASSGALILTNDGDLTLGLTHPRYHLPKTYLVDLDRPLTQADLKLWSLGVKLDGRKTLPAKIKLIKSDQYKTRIEIILTEGRNRQIRRVAEQLGYQVLRLHRLAIGSITLKTCDHLELSSGQYRPLETKEINLLKKSFNLNLLN; this is encoded by the coding sequence ATGACTCAACGAGTGCAAAAAGTTTTGTCCCAGTGGGGTATAGCCTCACGACGCAAAGCAGAAACCATGATTTTAGCAGGTAGAATTAAGATTAACGGTCAAACAGCTAAATTAGGAGACAAAGTAGATTTATCAACTGATGTTTTATGCGTAGATGATCAAGTAATCGGCAATAAACAGCGTCCGCAATTACTTTATATATTACTAAATAAACCTCCAGGTGTAGTTTCTACTTGTGCCGATCCTCAAAATCGTTCTACCGTGATTGATTTATTACCTGCAAACCTATCTCAAGGTACAGGAATTCATCCAGTTGGTAGACTAGATTTTGCCTCTAGTGGAGCTTTAATTCTTACTAATGATGGTGATCTTACCCTAGGATTAACTCATCCTCGCTACCATCTGCCTAAAACCTATCTTGTAGATTTAGATCGTCCTCTGACACAAGCAGACTTAAAACTATGGAGTTTAGGCGTTAAATTGGACGGCAGAAAAACTCTACCCGCTAAAATTAAATTAATTAAGTCTGATCAATATAAGACAAGAATTGAAATAATTTTAACTGAGGGGAGAAATAGACAAATACGTCGTGTAGCAGAACAACTTGGTTATCAAGTTTTGAGGTTACATCGTCTAGCAATTGGCTCAATTACCTTAAAGACTTGTGATCATCTTGAATTGTCTTCAGGTCAATATAGACCTCTAGAGACAAAAGAGATTAACTTGCTTAAAAAATCTTTTAATTTAAACCTTTTAAATTAG
- the fadD gene encoding long-chain-fatty-acid CoA ligase gives MKTVSKAIDFESVAIESLPQVWALVGEKYSNIIALQDPHAKPEVIITYRDLAIKIKQFAAGLQSLGIQPQAKIALFADNSPRWFIADQGIMTAGGVDVVRSSGAEQQELAYILENSDSSGLVVENAKILAKLAPHLANLPIQLIVLLSDETPTEELSIPIYNFSQLMQLGSEYTLQPVTQDLDTLATLLYTSGTTGKPKGVMLTHGNLLHQVKYVRTVFQPQPGDILLSILPSWHAYERAAEYFFLAHGATQIYTNIRYFKEDLKQFQPTYMVGVPRLWESLYDGVQKLLAQQSQSQQKLVKFFLKQSEKYIMAKRIAENTSLEHFQASSTERSRMSLKAKTLYPFHLLADKLVYRKIRAGVGNIKAVCSGGGSLAKYLDDFYQTVGIDVFVGYGLTETSPITNARTPQHNVRGSAGKPLPETEIKIVDPQTRQPLPQGERGLVLIRGTQVMQGYYKNPEATAKAIDAEKWFDSGDIGWVTPDNDLVLTGRAKDTIVLTNGENIEPQPIEDACVRSKYIDQIILLGQDQRALGALIVPNLDNLQQWVTEQKLDLKLPTQDSSMAEITQSDLADQKIINLYRQELNREVQNRPGYRADDRIATFRLIVEPFSQANGTMTQTFKIKRPVIADKYQDLISQMFSS, from the coding sequence ATGAAAACAGTATCTAAAGCCATTGATTTTGAGTCTGTTGCTATAGAATCATTGCCTCAAGTGTGGGCATTAGTTGGGGAAAAGTATAGTAATATTATTGCTTTACAAGATCCTCATGCTAAACCTGAAGTCATTATTACTTATCGTGATTTGGCTATTAAAATCAAACAATTTGCTGCGGGGTTACAATCTTTAGGCATTCAACCTCAAGCTAAAATTGCCTTATTTGCCGATAATAGCCCTCGTTGGTTTATTGCTGATCAAGGAATTATGACCGCAGGTGGGGTAGATGTGGTTCGTTCTTCAGGAGCAGAACAACAAGAATTAGCTTATATTTTAGAAAATAGTGATAGTAGCGGTTTGGTGGTGGAAAATGCCAAAATTTTAGCCAAATTAGCCCCACATTTAGCTAATTTACCGATTCAACTGATTGTGCTGCTAAGTGATGAAACCCCAACTGAAGAACTATCGATCCCCATTTATAATTTTTCCCAGTTAATGCAGCTTGGGTCGGAATATACCCTCCAGCCTGTTACGCAGGATCTAGATACTTTAGCCACCCTGCTTTATACTTCTGGAACAACAGGTAAACCTAAAGGAGTGATGTTAACTCATGGTAATCTGTTGCATCAGGTTAAATATGTTAGAACTGTCTTTCAACCTCAGCCTGGGGACATTTTATTATCAATTTTGCCTAGTTGGCACGCCTACGAGCGAGCAGCAGAATACTTTTTTTTGGCTCATGGCGCAACCCAAATTTATACCAATATTCGCTACTTTAAAGAGGATTTAAAACAGTTTCAACCTACTTATATGGTCGGTGTACCCCGTCTGTGGGAATCTTTATATGATGGGGTGCAAAAACTTTTAGCTCAACAATCACAATCTCAACAAAAGTTAGTAAAGTTTTTTCTCAAACAATCTGAAAAATATATCATGGCTAAACGGATTGCTGAGAATACCAGTTTAGAACACTTTCAGGCTTCGAGTACAGAGCGATCGCGAATGAGTTTAAAAGCCAAAACTCTCTATCCTTTTCATCTTCTAGCAGATAAATTGGTTTACCGCAAAATTCGGGCTGGCGTAGGTAATATTAAAGCTGTTTGTAGTGGTGGAGGATCGCTTGCTAAATATCTTGATGATTTCTATCAAACCGTCGGTATTGATGTTTTTGTGGGGTATGGACTAACTGAAACTTCCCCCATTACTAATGCTCGAACTCCCCAGCATAATGTCCGTGGTTCAGCAGGAAAACCTTTACCAGAAACCGAAATTAAAATTGTTGATCCCCAAACTCGTCAACCCCTACCTCAAGGTGAACGAGGCTTAGTTTTAATTCGTGGTACTCAAGTAATGCAAGGGTATTATAAAAATCCTGAAGCAACCGCCAAAGCGATCGATGCCGAAAAGTGGTTTGATAGTGGAGATATCGGGTGGGTAACTCCTGATAATGATTTAGTGTTAACAGGGCGTGCTAAAGATACCATTGTCCTAACTAATGGTGAAAACATCGAACCACAGCCAATTGAAGATGCTTGTGTCAGAAGTAAATATATAGACCAAATTATCTTACTCGGTCAAGATCAACGCGCTTTAGGAGCTTTAATTGTTCCTAATTTAGATAATCTACAGCAATGGGTAACAGAACAGAAGTTGGATCTAAAATTACCAACTCAAGATAGTTCGATGGCAGAAATTACCCAAAGTGATCTCGCTGATCAAAAGATTATTAATTTATATCGTCAAGAATTAAATCGTGAAGTCCAAAATCGCCCTGGCTATCGCGCTGATGACCGTATCGCCACATTCCGTTTAATTGTTGAACCTTTTTCCCAAGCAAATGGCACTATGACTCAAACTTTCAAAATCAAGCGTCCTGTTATTGCAGATAAATATCAAGATCTGATTAGTCAAATGTTTTCTAGTTAA
- a CDS encoding PfkB protein, protein MNTKAIAERTPRVIAQNPARVICLGEILLDCLADELGKSVLEVKSWTPYPGGAPANVACALAKLGTPSAFIGCVGKDAEGQELVQLLQTIGVNTSGIQYSDQFPTRQIYVTRTDNGDRSFAGFGDRSPDQFADAYLQAKYLPPELFLEAEFLVLGTLELAYPQAREAVFRALDLAETYHLKIILDINWRPMFWLNESEALPLIQKLLHYVDFLKLSAQEAKWLFNTADAGVISHRIGSVEGVLVTDGDAQVSYCLSDNEGTIKPIQIVSKDTTGAGDAFLAGFIHKLARETTRKLNDPQIAANIVSYACAVGGLTTTKSGAIAAQPTDQEVAEFMAGHKV, encoded by the coding sequence TTGAATACGAAAGCGATCGCTGAACGTACCCCAAGGGTAATCGCCCAAAATCCTGCTAGGGTTATTTGTTTAGGGGAAATATTGTTGGATTGTCTTGCTGATGAATTGGGAAAATCTGTATTAGAAGTTAAATCTTGGACTCCCTATCCAGGAGGCGCACCTGCAAATGTGGCTTGCGCTTTAGCTAAATTAGGAACTCCCTCGGCATTTATTGGTTGTGTTGGTAAAGATGCGGAGGGTCAAGAATTAGTTCAATTGCTACAAACGATAGGGGTTAATACTTCGGGAATACAATATAGTGATCAGTTCCCCACAAGACAAATATATGTTACTCGAACAGATAATGGCGATCGCTCTTTTGCAGGCTTTGGTGATCGATCACCCGATCAGTTTGCTGATGCCTATTTGCAAGCTAAATATTTACCACCAGAATTATTTTTAGAAGCTGAATTTTTGGTGTTGGGTACTTTAGAACTTGCTTACCCTCAAGCTAGAGAAGCTGTTTTTCGGGCTTTGGATTTGGCTGAAACCTATCATCTCAAGATAATTTTAGATATTAATTGGCGACCAATGTTTTGGCTTAATGAGTCTGAAGCTTTACCCCTAATTCAAAAGCTTTTACATTATGTTGATTTTTTAAAATTATCCGCCCAAGAAGCTAAATGGTTATTTAATACTGCTGATGCTGGGGTTATTTCTCATCGTATCGGCTCTGTCGAAGGGGTACTAGTTACTGACGGCGATGCTCAAGTAAGTTATTGTCTTAGCGACAATGAAGGCACAATTAAACCTATACAAATAGTTTCTAAAGATACAACAGGTGCAGGGGATGCTTTTTTGGCAGGTTTTATTCATAAGTTAGCCAGAGAAACTACTCGAAAGCTAAATGATCCCCAAATAGCAGCTAATATTGTAAGTTATGCTTGTGCTGTTGGAGGATTGACGACTACTAAATCTGGCGCGATCGCTGCTCAACCCACTGATCAAGAAGTTGCCGAATTTATGGCTGGGCATAAGGTTTGA
- a CDS encoding DALR anticodon binding domain protein, with the protein MDSNVSKNTFSHNFFKVRLTQEQAVISLRSLLAERLLQTLNLYQQRWNLPLDSRFFPTIIDANGILSCSVGQILPLKNQGNQILFKPSITAIVYSSPISFTLTRYSSLFSITIAKNLLELLTLNHDHNTIEPNLKLGIEIAADGWLNFYLTPQALSTWLQQLMIGLNTYAIQASVSNVNLIDATDQSISNAAKKANILPIQYAHARCCSLLRLGEQAKLIAFKKDSNDHTWQIQDPLSISWLDQQQNFCLEGASEYYLLQQLSIVIDAFANANKSDNWVKLGMNLSVASEIFQAECRFLGEVAITTPNIAIARLGLIALVRYWLEKILQEKLKVIAPRSL; encoded by the coding sequence ATGGATAGCAATGTATCAAAAAATACTTTTTCACATAACTTTTTTAAAGTTAGATTGACTCAGGAACAGGCTGTTATTTCTCTTAGAAGTTTATTAGCAGAAAGGTTATTACAAACTCTTAATTTGTATCAGCAACGCTGGAATCTCCCACTTGATTCTAGGTTTTTTCCGACTATCATCGACGCTAACGGGATACTTTCATGTTCTGTTGGACAAATATTACCCTTAAAAAATCAAGGTAATCAAATTTTATTTAAACCGTCAATAACAGCAATTGTCTATAGTTCACCAATTAGTTTTACTTTAACTCGTTACTCATCACTTTTTTCAATCACAATTGCCAAAAATTTGCTTGAATTATTAACTCTAAACCATGATCACAATACCATTGAACCCAATTTAAAATTAGGAATTGAAATAGCTGCTGATGGTTGGCTAAATTTTTACTTAACTCCTCAAGCTCTATCTACTTGGTTACAACAATTAATGATTGGTTTAAACACTTATGCAATTCAAGCATCGGTTTCTAACGTAAATCTCATCGATGCGACAGATCAAAGCATATCTAATGCAGCCAAGAAGGCAAACATCTTACCAATACAATATGCCCACGCCCGTTGTTGCTCATTACTGCGCCTAGGGGAGCAAGCCAAATTAATTGCTTTTAAAAAAGACTCAAATGATCATACTTGGCAAATCCAAGATCCTTTATCGATTTCTTGGCTAGATCAACAACAAAACTTCTGCCTAGAGGGAGCATCAGAATACTATTTACTACAACAGTTATCAATAGTGATAGATGCCTTTGCCAATGCCAATAAGTCGGATAACTGGGTAAAATTAGGTATGAATTTAAGTGTAGCCAGTGAAATATTTCAGGCTGAGTGTAGATTTTTAGGTGAAGTAGCCATAACTACCCCCAATATAGCGATCGCCCGTTTAGGTTTAATTGCTCTAGTAAGATATTGGCTAGAAAAAATCTTGCAAGAAAAACTCAAGGTAATTGCGCCGAGGAGTTTATAA
- a CDS encoding DevH protein, with protein MEFSAHSSEESCLSLTWQNIIDWAQTHYRERVFRKDEQIPARPELIYLVNQGAVRLVSQTQNPHQKTSSIESNEPEIEELEEAFLGFIGAGKPFEIVNQSCFSLRAYAHVDHTQVIWLYWQDLDHWLDFRQEIYEAFRYQHQRKLLWLSALGQRRTIDRLISFLTLLVEEYGEMQEQGCCLPYTLTHAQIGSAIGSTRVTVTRLMGKLRRQGIISVRSDNSICLNNLEMIKDD; from the coding sequence ATGGAATTTTCTGCACACTCGTCCGAGGAATCTTGCCTATCTTTAACCTGGCAAAATATTATTGACTGGGCGCAAACTCACTATCGCGAGCGCGTTTTTCGCAAAGACGAACAAATCCCTGCTCGTCCAGAGCTTATTTACCTTGTTAATCAAGGTGCAGTTCGTTTAGTTAGTCAAACTCAAAACCCGCACCAGAAAACTTCCTCGATCGAATCTAACGAGCCAGAAATTGAGGAATTGGAAGAGGCATTTCTTGGCTTTATAGGTGCAGGTAAACCTTTTGAGATTGTTAACCAGTCTTGTTTTAGTCTTCGTGCTTACGCCCACGTGGATCACACCCAGGTAATATGGCTTTATTGGCAAGATTTGGATCATTGGCTTGATTTTCGTCAAGAAATATATGAGGCTTTTCGTTATCAGCATCAGCGTAAGTTATTATGGCTCAGTGCTTTAGGTCAAAGACGAACTATAGATCGCTTGATCAGTTTTTTGACCCTACTAGTAGAGGAATATGGGGAAATGCAAGAACAAGGTTGCTGTTTACCTTATACTTTAACCCATGCTCAAATCGGTAGCGCGATTGGATCTACTAGAGTTACGGTAACTAGGCTAATGGGTAAGTTACGCCGTCAAGGCATTATCTCCGTTAGAAGCGATAATTCAATTTGTCTTAACAATCTGGAAATGATAAAAGATGACTAA
- the recA gene encoding double-stranded DNA binding protein RecA: MASRANTTNTANTTGNSDKEKALGLVLKQIERNFGKGAIMRLGDATQMKVETIPSGALTLDVALGGGLPKGRIIEIYGPESSGKTTLALHAIAETQKTGGVAAFVDAEHALDPTYAAALGVDIENLLVAQPDNGESGLEIVDQLVRSAAVDLVVVDSVAALTPKAEIEGEMGDNQVGLQARLMSKALRKIAGNIGKSGATVIFLNQLRQKIGISYGNPEVTTGGNALKFYCSVRLDIRRVQTLKKGNEGMYGIRAKVKVAKNKVAPPFRVAEFDIIFGKGISNIGCLLDLAEDADIVSRKGAWYSYNGDNIGQGRDNTLNYLLEKPEVADEIEKLVKEKLSEGITVSANSLSADSSDYDEDSDDSEE, encoded by the coding sequence ATGGCAAGTCGCGCAAATACCACAAATACCGCAAATACCACTGGTAATTCAGATAAAGAAAAGGCTCTAGGCTTGGTTTTAAAACAAATCGAGCGTAACTTCGGTAAAGGAGCAATTATGCGCCTAGGGGATGCTACTCAAATGAAGGTAGAAACCATTCCTAGTGGAGCATTGACCCTAGATGTTGCCTTGGGTGGAGGATTGCCCAAAGGTAGAATTATAGAGATATATGGACCTGAAAGTTCGGGTAAAACAACCTTAGCTCTTCATGCGATCGCGGAGACTCAAAAAACAGGCGGAGTGGCAGCTTTTGTAGATGCGGAACACGCTTTAGATCCTACCTATGCTGCTGCATTGGGCGTGGATATTGAAAATTTGTTAGTTGCTCAACCAGACAATGGAGAATCTGGGTTAGAAATTGTCGATCAATTAGTGCGCTCGGCAGCCGTTGATTTGGTAGTAGTAGACTCTGTTGCAGCCCTAACTCCTAAAGCCGAAATTGAAGGAGAAATGGGGGATAATCAGGTTGGTTTACAGGCTCGTTTAATGAGTAAGGCTTTAAGAAAAATTGCGGGTAATATTGGTAAATCTGGGGCAACCGTTATATTTCTTAACCAATTGCGTCAAAAAATAGGCATTAGCTACGGAAATCCTGAAGTTACTACAGGTGGTAATGCTTTAAAATTTTATTGTTCAGTTCGTTTAGACATCCGTCGTGTTCAAACTTTGAAAAAAGGTAACGAGGGGATGTATGGTATTCGGGCTAAGGTAAAAGTGGCAAAAAACAAAGTAGCTCCTCCTTTCCGTGTTGCTGAATTTGATATCATTTTTGGTAAAGGAATTTCTAATATTGGCTGTTTATTAGATTTAGCGGAAGATGCTGATATTGTCAGCCGTAAGGGTGCATGGTATAGCTACAATGGCGATAATATCGGTCAGGGTAGAGATAATACTCTTAACTATCTGTTAGAAAAGCCAGAAGTGGCAGATGAAATTGAGAAATTAGTTAAAGAAAAGTTAAGTGAAGGTATTACCGTTTCGGCTAACTCTCTTTCTGCCGATAGTTCAGATTACGACGAAGATAGTGATGATTCTGAGGAATAA
- a CDS encoding NAD-dependent epimerase/dehydratase, giving the protein MKRIFITGASGCIGHYLTEALIENTNHELYLLVRNPNKLQLEYQNSPRIHLIVGDMLEIEKHQELLQNIHVAILAATAWGGAKESYDLNVTKTIALINLLNPEVCERVIYFSTASILDRQNQLLKAAQEYGHDYIRTKYECFTQLQQQPLADKIITVFPTLVFGGDRNKPYSHLSSGIGDVTKWINLIRWFKIDGSFHFIHAQDIAGVINYLVEHPEYSVNAETVDKSSAKLVLGNPAITANTAIAEMSNYFGKKIYWRIPLYIWLANIFIKVFQIQMDSWSRFSLDYRHFTHTNPVTPASFGLKNHCSTVAELMAISQV; this is encoded by the coding sequence ATGAAACGGATTTTTATAACTGGTGCTAGTGGTTGCATTGGTCATTATCTAACAGAAGCACTAATTGAAAATACTAACCACGAATTATACTTGCTAGTAAGAAATCCTAATAAGCTTCAATTGGAATATCAAAATTCTCCTAGGATTCATCTTATAGTTGGGGATATGTTGGAGATAGAGAAGCATCAGGAATTGCTACAAAACATTCATGTGGCGATTTTAGCAGCAACAGCTTGGGGAGGAGCAAAAGAGAGTTATGATCTTAACGTGACCAAAACTATAGCTTTAATCAACCTATTAAATCCAGAAGTATGCGAAAGAGTGATTTATTTTTCTACTGCTAGTATATTAGATCGCCAAAATCAATTACTCAAAGCTGCACAAGAATATGGTCATGATTATATTCGCACCAAATACGAATGTTTTACTCAACTTCAGCAACAACCTCTAGCTGACAAAATCATTACTGTTTTCCCTACTCTAGTTTTTGGTGGCGATCGCAATAAACCCTATTCTCATCTAAGCTCTGGTATAGGTGATGTAACTAAATGGATCAATTTAATTCGCTGGTTTAAAATTGACGGTAGTTTCCATTTTATTCATGCTCAAGATATTGCTGGGGTAATAAACTATCTAGTCGAACATCCTGAGTATTCAGTAAACGCTGAAACTGTAGACAAATCCTCAGCCAAACTAGTATTAGGTAATCCTGCTATCACAGCCAATACTGCGATCGCCGAAATGAGCAATTATTTTGGTAAAAAAATCTATTGGCGTATTCCTCTCTATATTTGGTTAGCCAATATTTTCATTAAAGTATTTCAAATACAGATGGATTCTTGGAGTCGCTTTTCCCTCGATTATCGTCATTTTACCCACACCAACCCTGTTACTCCTGCAAGCTTTGGACTAAAAAACCATTGCTCTACAGTGGCGGAATTAATGGCAATTTCCCAAGTTTAA
- a CDS encoding nitrilase homolog: MKSYLAAAIQMTSKPELAKNLVEAEELIELAVRKGAELVSLPENFAFLGKESEKVAQAQEIADKTPQFLKKMAQRFQITILGGGFPVPVTDNPTKAYNTAILVTPDGQEVAHYQKVHLFDVDVPDGNTYQESSTVMAGTEIPAIYNSEHLGKLGLSICYDVRFPEFYRYLSSQGADVLFIPAAFTAFTGKDHWKVLLQARAIENTCYVIAPAQTGNHYERRYTHGHAMIIDPWGVILADAGSAPGVAIAEINPLRLQQVRQQMPSLQHRVFV, from the coding sequence ATGAAGTCATATCTCGCCGCCGCTATTCAAATGACCAGTAAGCCTGAACTTGCCAAAAATTTGGTCGAGGCAGAAGAATTAATCGAATTAGCAGTACGTAAAGGTGCAGAATTAGTTAGCTTACCTGAGAATTTCGCTTTTTTAGGCAAAGAGAGTGAGAAAGTAGCCCAAGCACAAGAAATTGCGGATAAAACTCCACAGTTTCTTAAGAAAATGGCACAGAGATTTCAAATAACAATCTTAGGTGGTGGCTTTCCTGTCCCAGTTACGGATAACCCCACCAAAGCCTATAACACAGCAATTTTAGTCACTCCTGACGGTCAGGAAGTAGCTCATTATCAAAAGGTACATTTATTTGATGTGGATGTTCCTGATGGTAATACTTACCAGGAATCAAGTACTGTGATGGCAGGTACAGAAATTCCTGCAATTTATAATTCCGAACATTTGGGTAAGTTGGGACTATCTATCTGTTATGATGTCCGCTTTCCTGAATTTTACCGTTATTTATCCAGTCAAGGGGCAGATGTTTTGTTTATTCCTGCTGCTTTTACTGCTTTTACAGGTAAAGATCATTGGAAAGTTTTGTTACAAGCAAGGGCGATCGAAAATACTTGTTATGTAATTGCTCCTGCTCAAACTGGTAATCATTATGAACGTCGTTATACTCATGGTCATGCAATGATTATTGACCCCTGGGGAGTGATTTTAGCAGATGCAGGTAGTGCGCCAGGGGTAGCTATAGCTGAGATTAATCCTTTGCGTTTACAGCAGGTTAGACAACAAATGCCTTCTTTGCAGCATCGAGTATTTGTGTAA
- a CDS encoding cytidine deaminase — protein MNQSVITPAQKQQLIEVATIALEGAYAPYSQFRVGAAVLTTTGKIFAGCNVENAAYGLSMCAERNAIANAIIGEGSDKMKLKAIAVVNAQHLPCSPCGACRQVIWEFGQETEVIFTGNDGWQHLTIKDLLPHGFSL, from the coding sequence ATGAATCAATCTGTGATAACTCCAGCACAAAAGCAGCAACTGATAGAAGTGGCAACAATTGCCCTAGAGGGTGCTTACGCGCCCTATTCTCAGTTTCGAGTGGGGGCAGCCGTCCTCACAACTACTGGTAAGATTTTTGCAGGTTGTAATGTGGAAAATGCTGCTTATGGTCTGAGTATGTGTGCCGAAAGAAATGCGATCGCCAATGCCATAATAGGGGAAGGAAGCGATAAAATGAAACTCAAAGCGATCGCCGTCGTTAATGCTCAACATCTTCCCTGTTCTCCTTGTGGTGCTTGTCGGCAGGTGATTTGGGAATTTGGGCAAGAAACGGAAGTTATTTTTACAGGAAACGACGGGTGGCAACATCTAACTATTAAGGATTTGTTACCTCACGGATTTTCTCTCTAA
- a CDS encoding phospho-2-dehydro-3-heoxyheptonate aldolase, with protein MDITNDLHVIETRPLLSPAFVKSELPLSSKVIELVIKTRNRIRNILEGSDRRILVVVGPCSIHDVEAAKEYGSRLIKLREQLQDRLEIVMRVYFEKPRTTVGWKGLINDPHLDDSYDINTGLRTARKLLLDLANTGLPAATELLDPITPQYIADLICWTAIGARTTESQIHRQMASGLSMPVGYKNGTDGSFKAAINAMLTAKISHHFLGINQDGLASIVRTTGNPDGHLVLRGGAVKPNYEAADITEATKALKQQAMNSRLMIDCSHGNSSKDYKKQTLVLDNINQQIIDGCSEIMGVMIESHIVAGNQEIAKNGQPLVYGQSITDACVDWETTEKMLYDLADAVAQGRPEVKQNLASLASK; from the coding sequence ATGGATATTACTAACGACTTACACGTTATAGAAACCCGACCTTTGTTAAGCCCTGCCTTTGTTAAAAGTGAATTACCTTTGTCGTCTAAGGTAATAGAATTAGTGATTAAGACTCGTAACCGTATCCGTAATATATTGGAAGGTTCTGACCGTAGAATTTTGGTTGTAGTCGGCCCTTGTTCGATACATGATGTGGAAGCAGCCAAGGAATATGGTAGCAGATTGATTAAATTGCGTGAGCAGTTGCAAGATAGGCTAGAAATTGTGATGCGTGTCTATTTTGAGAAACCTCGTACAACTGTTGGTTGGAAAGGCTTAATCAATGATCCTCACTTGGACGATAGCTATGATATAAATACAGGTTTAAGAACTGCAAGAAAACTTTTATTAGATTTAGCTAATACTGGACTACCAGCAGCAACCGAATTACTCGACCCGATAACACCACAGTATATTGCTGATTTAATTTGTTGGACAGCGATCGGTGCAAGAACAACTGAAAGTCAAATTCATCGCCAAATGGCTTCTGGTTTATCGATGCCAGTAGGGTATAAAAATGGTACAGATGGCAGTTTTAAAGCTGCGATCAATGCTATGTTGACAGCTAAAATTTCCCATCATTTCTTAGGTATTAACCAAGATGGGTTGGCAAGTATTGTTAGAACTACTGGTAACCCCGATGGACATTTAGTACTAAGAGGGGGAGCGGTTAAACCTAATTATGAAGCAGCCGATATTACAGAAGCAACCAAAGCTCTTAAACAACAAGCTATGAATTCTCGCTTGATGATTGATTGTAGCCACGGTAATAGTAGTAAGGACTATAAAAAACAAACTTTAGTTCTAGATAACATTAATCAACAGATTATTGATGGTTGCTCGGAAATTATGGGCGTAATGATTGAAAGTCATATAGTGGCAGGTAATCAAGAAATTGCTAAAAATGGTCAGCCTTTGGTGTATGGTCAGAGTATTACTGATGCTTGTGTTGACTGGGAAACAACAGAGAAGATGCTCTATGATTTAGCAGATGCGGTTGCTCAAGGTAGACCCGAAGTTAAGCAAAATCTAGCTTCTCTCGCCAGTAAATAA